DNA from Arthrobacter sp. SLBN-112:
TCTGGGCCAGCATTTTCTCGCTGATTCCCTCGGCCCGCCGCCGCAGGTCGCTCCACCGCTGGTCACCCTCGGACAGCGCAATCAGGATCAGGACCCCCCATTTGCTGGTGATGTGGTCCAGCAGGGTCCGGCTGGGGCAACCTGCCGGGAACACGCCGTCGGCAAAGGCCTGGGGGAGGGGAGCCGCGTGCGGTGCTGTTTCCATGCCCATCAGCTTACCGGAAGTACGGTTACTTACTCCTGGGTCAGTACCTTACCTCAAAGTGCGTACTCTCCAGCGGGAAGTTCTGCTGCCCGGCCATGGTTGTGCCCTTCGACAGAGCAAAACCCCCGAAAGGAACCATCGTGAGCATCGTTGTGACAGGCGCCACCGGACAGCTGGGCCGCCACGTTCTTGAAGCCCTCCTCGAGCAGGGGGTACCGGCTGCGGATATCGTGGCTGCCGGCCGGTCGGTGGAAAAGCTGGCGGACTTCGCAGCACGCGGGGTACGGGTGCAGCAGATGGACTACGCTGATGCCGGTTCCGTGGCCGCCGCCCTCAGGGGTGCGAGTCGGGTGCTGCTG
Protein-coding regions in this window:
- a CDS encoding winged helix-turn-helix transcriptional regulator, whose translation is METAPHAAPLPQAFADGVFPAGCPSRTLLDHITSKWGVLILIALSEGDQRWSDLRRRAEGISEKMLAQTLKTLERDGLVSRRAQPVIPPRVDYSLTERGYELSALLVPLVAWAFDNAEEIINGVPESK